CTGTCCTACCAGTTCTCCATCTTAAACTGTCCTACCAATTCTCCATCTTAAACTGTCCTACCAATTCTCCATCTTAAACTGTCCTACCAGTTCTCCATCTTAAACTTTCCTACCAGTTCTCCATCTTAAACTGTCCTACCAATTCTCCATCTGAAACTGTCCTACCAGTTCTCCATCTTAAACTGTCCTACCAATTATCCATCTTAAACTGTCCTACCAGTTCTCCATCTGAAACTGTCCTACCAATTCTCCATCTTAAACTGTCCTAGCAATTCTCCATCTTAAACTGTCCTACCAGTTCTCCATCTTAAACTGTCCTACCAATTCTCCATCTTAAACTGTCCTACCAGTTCTCCATCTTAAACTGTCCTACCAGTTCTCCATCTTAAACTGTCCTACCAATTCTCCATCTTAAACTGTCCTACCAGTTCTCCATCTTAAACTGTCCTACCAATTCTCCATCTTAAACTGTCCTACCAATTCTCCATCTTAAACTGTCCTACCAGTTCTCCATCTTAAACTTTCCTACCAGTTCTCCATCTTAAACTGTCCTACCAATTCTCCATCTGAAACTGTCCTACCAGTTCTCCATCTTAAACTGTCCTACCAATTCTCCATCTTAAACTGTCCTACCAGTTCTCCATCTTAAACTGTCCTACCAATTCTCCATCTTAAACTGTCCTACCAGTTCTCCATCTTAAACTGTCCTACCAGTTCTCCATCTTAAACTGTCCTACCAATTCTCCATCTTAAACTGTCCTACCAGTTCTCCATCTTAAACTGTCCTACCAGTTCTCCATCTTAAACTGCCCTACCAATTCTCCATCTTGCATGTAAACTGTCCTGCCAGTTCTCCTTCAAGATAACTGTTCCTTTCTTGAGGATCACCCAAGTACTGGATGAAAATTTatgtattacatttattatttttgttcattttctgtAGCCTgtatgataaagttgtttttgttttaacattttgatattcAGGATATTGCTCCAGAACAAATTTTATAACCCAGTAAATCGTCACAGAATTTATAAATTCATTATGTGACAATTGAAATGGTATCACAAATGTGTACAGTATTAATTTGTGTAATTTTGTGCAATTGCACTGAAGAAATCATGACATgtacattccaataaagttGTAATTGTAGAGTTATTATCTCGCCCCTTTCACAGTTCACCCtgtctgtatatttgttttttttgataaatttagaAGTAAGGTATACAGTATTTCTATGGTATTTCAGTAGCatgttattaaatacatgtagcttgtaTAAATCATCATCTGTGTGCAATTGTTTAttcttgtttacaaatacagcTGTTGTAGAATTTTGCATTTGCTTCTATCTTGACAATAGTTTGTCAGTGGAAGgaatgtgtacatttctatgATGGGCTAATGATGGTTTGTCAGTGGAAggcatgtgtacatttgtatgctgAATGGTTTGTCAGTGGAAggcatgtgtacatttgtatgctgAATGGTTTGTCAGTGGAAGgcatgtgtacatttctatgATAGAGGTTAATGCAACAAATCTGTTGcttagggatgatcgcacaatgtcacacaggCTCAATAAGCGAACATCGTttattatgggggggggggggtcctggggtcaatgtgattgctgaatttcattttcgcatgcctaaccaaattttgacagaaaacTTCCACtctttcaatgataacagcttttgtatttactactgagaggTTGACAAGGTGATAAAAATTATAATGTGAGATATgatgctgggtttctggtagtattttaatgggtttacaatcatgtttttatattACATCACTTCTAGTGGTGTGACCgatacagttttcatcatagtttacatcatacatgaaTGTTAGATGTCGCATTTGTGAACATTCGTTTCagtggaggggagggggttttgacctaaacgaatGATGTTTGTttagcttgtgtgacattgtcaTTTTGTGATCGTCCCTTATCTGTCTACAATACATCAGTTCcgaaaaaatgatatattttatcacatttggtacacacaaaacaaatatggcAATGCTGTGTAAATTGATAAGATATAGACTAGACTTGCCAGCACTGTTGAAGAAATTGTCAATACAAACACCCATTACAGGTCAATTGTCAAGAGATGAACAAATGATATAAATAAGTTCTCCAGTCAAGTCCAGTGGCTGAAATCGGTAATACTAGCAACTTCATCATAAAGCCAGTAATCTGTTAGTCCTAAAAAAAGTATCCGGCTCACATTTCTCAAAGTGAAAGTACAACACTAATACACTGGGTGCAGTAAAAAGACAGTGTGTATGTGTCCTCTGACAGCAGGgatatacattttgatacaagtcaaacaatgaaaatatagcATTATATGTCATATCTATGGTATGTTTCCAGTTCAGTGTTTGTGAAATAGTATTGATGAAATAAACTCCCCAACTTTACACTGCAACAATTTCCACTTTCTGCACATCACACTTCAATGCCAATGCCAGACTAGCATCACATTTTAGTATGAAAAATAGTTTGGGAGGgcgagctatagaaaaagttggtcctcaAAAAAAGGAATAGTGTCTGATAATCCTtatagctccactgataagataactgCAATTCAAGACTACTGGATTCAAATATCAATGTAACAACCAAAGTATGATAACTTTGCAGTTTTGCTGGCATTTTTCCTCTAAATAATACAGCTTTGAATTTTTCACTATTGTATTCATACCAATAGTACACTTTGTTAGTTACAGCTCAAGTTTTCAGTCACAGAAATCCACAAAAACCCTACATTTACCAAAATTAGTGTCTGTGCTGTTCTATCTCACAGTAGGTGGAAGACCAGCAATGCATTGGAAATCATGTTTCACAGCTTAAATTTTCAGGCAGGCACAACAAATCAACTATACATTTGCAGGTAATGTTTCTCATATGATACAAATTGGTACAAGAACAGTGGTTTTTATGGTCTTACATGTAACTTGACAGCTCTGAATTTCAAAACACCATATGATCTAATAATAGGGGAAGGATACCTCTTGGATCATACACTTATCACAGctttcaaaacatacaaataatatGACACAGTCTTACTGtctaaaatcaaaataatgcaaaatattttattgtgtgGATTAGCTATTCACTATCTGTacacacaaaatagaaattTACTGAAACACAACACCTTTGTCTAGTTTGTACAGATTAGTACAATGTGAATCTGATGCTAGCATGATATTCAATAACATCTGAGTGTACATCTAGAATGTCAACAAACTAGAATTGTTACTTTTTCCCACTCCTTTCTTCATTGTCCACATAGTTGTATTTGATGGCAATACTCGGAACATTAGCGGTGAACTAATGATATCAGTTAACATCAATGGACATTTCAGAGTTCACAACTACAAACAGAAACTCAAATCAAACAGGTGTTCCTTCATTTATCGTGTTTCCCTTTTGTTCATGCAAATTGACATCCTGTTCAAGTTGTTCTTCACTGGCATTAACTTGTTCTTCATCTAGGTAGGAGAAATGGGTACACCTCCTTCCAGTCACTGGATCTATTGTACGGCCAATTTTGTACACTATATTTTCAAGGATATGATTAACTTCATGAGCTCTTGGGACCGGCAATTCTTTGATCAGTACAATATCTCCAGATTCTGTTTCTTCTTTAGGATCATGGACAAGAAGTTCTTTTGGAGTCTTGTAATACTGTGAAAGAATGAGATGTGTTATCTATCAACACACTAAATAACTACCATGACCAGTTCCATGCCTAAATGAGGAAGGTGAGAGGGAAGTGATGGATTTCTCATGCATGAATCTGATGACAGAAATTGTAACTACATACTAGTATAGAGTATAGATATCACAAAGTAATTAGGTGAAACTCTGAATTTTCGGGGATTTGGGTTTAAAAGATAGATGTATAGATAGGTTcataggtatgtatgtacatacattcacatagacgtacgtacgtatgtacgtacgtacgtacgtacatacatacatacatacatacatacatacatacatacatacatacatacatacatacatacatacatacatacatccttacatacatacatacatacatacatacatacatacatacatacatacatacatacatacatacatacatacatacatacatccttacatacatacatacatacatacatacatacatacatacatacatacatacatacatacatacatacatacatacatacatacatacatacatacatacatacatacatacatacatacatacatacatacatacatacatacatacaaaaacaaattggTTGTAAATGCAGTATTAATAGCTACTTATACTTGCTTGATGATTGGAACGTCATTAAATTCAAGAACAACCATTACTTAATACACCTTGGTAAACGTAATATTGGTAAAACTCGATACATTCCACTGGTAATATTATTTAAATGTATCATCCCATACTGCCCCCATAGTACATATGTAAGCCTATACATTTGTAGGTGGTGATATTGTAAATAGCACAGgaactcgaatcaatctgtatgatttttttatattgtaatttgtatagtAAATAAGTGCCTGTGGtaaatagcattgaaatttgaaatgatcTGATTCACCAAACTACAGTCTCCAACTAAGTTAAAGCACACATGGCTGAAATGATCGAAAACATACCCTCAAAACAAATTCATCCAGTTCCAAATGTGAAACTCTGACATTTGCTGTTTGCTTTGCTGTCTTCCCGAATACTTGTCCTAAAAGAAGCCGTACAGCTTGTGGAACCTGACGGGCCATGATCGAGTGAAACGCAGTAAATTCACGAATCCCACTGCACTGCAATCACATCCAAGCAGCAAGCTCATGTGCTTCAAAGGTGAAAGTTCATTACGCGTGCGCAATACACACCAATCAGGTGCATGAAAATGGCTTCGTCTACAGAGCAGCAGAAGGGAATGTCAATATTCCTTGACGTAAGTACAGAGAAATTGCAGATTGGTTCTTTACATTAATTTAACATATACTAAAACTACAGTGTCAATAAAGATCTTCATTCAGTGTTATGTTGTACTCCCTGGTTTTAACCTCTTGTCAGTGAGTGGGTGGGCGAATAATAATACCGGGCTGCAAAGTTCCATCTTCCTATTTTCGAAAGTAAAAAAGGTATACCTTATTACTTTCGACCGTacgttaccccccccccccccggcctcGGAAGCGTCACGCTTTATTGGTTAAGAGCCGAAAGCACAGAAACACTGAATGCAACTCAATCTTTGATGTGGTAGATATTACTGCTCATATTGACAAGTTTGTTGTCAAACTCAGGCACTAAACCTACCTGTATGTATAGTGGTATTTGTGGGTGTGGCTGGTAACGTAATTCTTCATTCTTCATCGTGTACTGTATCTACGCACAGAACTAATTTTTATGCCAGGCACATAAAAATAGCGGGAATGGccaccaaaattatgaaaagATGCAAGATATGTTTCCTCCAATCATTAAAATAACATGTCATCAAACATGtgaacaaacacaaatataattATTGGATCATTTGTTTACAATAAATATCTTTTAAGGCTAATAGATATTATAATTGTCAAAAGAAGATAAAAACaaatagtaacagaacacttatTTAAGTCATTGCTTCAAAggtaatattttgttgtatttctgGTTCTATTTTTTACAGGTCTTTCGTCGAGCAGATAAAAATGGTAAGCATCATGTCTATAGTCATCTTAATTTATGCAGCTGTCATATTTTTAAGCAAATTAGTCAGTATGGAACACTAGATTACAATAGCTTTTGcagaaaatattgttttatttctttatgtaaagatgaaaaatagaaaagacgacaaaacattttgtttttgtatttcatGGCTTTTATTGACAACTTGGTGtaagtattacatgtaagttgtgACTCAGAACTTTCACAATTCTAAACAATTGTTGATACCAAATCAGGTTTCTTCATGGGTCTCTGTATGATGTTAAATATGAAGTTTTAATTAGATTGGCTTCTTCCTCAGATGACAATGCACTGTCTCTTGAAGAATTTAAATCCTTCTTTGCTGATGGTGTTCTGAATGTGGAAGAACTGGAAAAGTTATTTCATGACATTGATACTCATAACTCTAATAATATTGATACTGGAGagctatgcagtgagtatacataaCCATTTCATGACACtcataactttaataacataaatactggagagctatgcagtgagtatacataaCCATTTCATAACACTCATAACACTAATAACATAAATACTGGAGagctatgcagtgagtatacataaCCATTTCATAACACTCATAACTCTAATAACATAAATACTGGAGagctatgcagtgagtatacataaacattgcATGACATTCATAACTCTAATAACATAGATACTGGAGagctatgcagtgagtatacataaacatttcatgacattcataactttaataacataaatactggagagctatgcagtgagtatacataaacatttcatgacactcATAACTTTGATAACATAAATACTGGAGagctatgcagtgagtatacataaCCATTTCATGACACtcataactttaataacatagatactggagagctatgcagtgagtatacataaacatttcatgacactcATAACTTTGATAACATAAATACTGGAGagctatgcagtgagtatacataaccatttcatgacattcataacactaataacatagatactggagagctatgcagtgagtatacataaCCATTTCATGACACtcataactttaataacataaatactggagagctatgcagtgagtatacataaacatttcatgacattcataactttgataacataaatactggagagctatgcagtgagtatacataaacatttcatgacactcataactttaataacatagatactggagagctatgcagtgagtatacataaacatttcatgacattcataactctaataacatagatactggagagctatgcagtgagtatacataaacatttcatgacattcataactttaataacatagatactggagagctatgcagtgagtatacataaacatttcatgacattcataactctaataacataaatactggagagctatgcagtgagtatacataaacatttcatgacattcataactttaataacatagatactggagagctatgcagtgagtatacataaacatttcatgacattcataactctaataacataaatactggagagctatgcagtgagtatacataaacatttcatgacactcataactttaataacatagatactggagagctatgcagtgagtatacataaacatttcatgacattcataactctaataacataaatactggagagctatgcagtgagtatacataaacatttcatgacactcataactttaataacatagatactggagagctatgcagtgagtatacataaacatttcatgacactcataactttaataacatagatactggagagctatgcagtgagtatacataaacatttcatgacactcataactttaataacatagatactggagagctatgcagtgagtatgcataaacatttcatgacattcataactctaataacataaatactggagagctatgcagtgagtatacataaacatttcatgacactcataactttaataacatagatactggagagctatgcagtgagtatacataaacatttcatgacattcataactttaataacatagatactggagagctatgcagtgagtatacataaacatttcatgacactcataactttaataacataaatactggagagctatgcagtgagtatacataaacatttcatgacactcataactttaataacatagatactggagagctatgcagtgagtatacataaacatttcatgacattcataactctaataacatagatactggagagctatgcagtgagtatacataaacatttcatgacattcataactctaataacataaatactggagagctatgcagtgagtatacataaacatttcatgacactcataactttaataacatagatactggagagctatgcagtgagtatacataaacatttcatgacactcataactttaataacatagatactggagagctatgcagtgagtatacataaacatttcatgacattcataactctaataacatagatactggagagctatgcagtgagtatacataaacatttcatgacattcataactttaataacataaatactggagagctatgcagtgagtatacataaacatttcatgacactcATAACTTTGATAACATAAATACTGGAGagctatgcagtgagtatacataaCCATTTCATGACACtcataactttaataacatagatactggagagctatgcagtgagtatacataaacatttcatgacactcATAACTTTGATAACATAAATACTGGAGagctatgcagtgagtatacataaccatttcatgacattcataacactaataacatagatactggagagctatgcagtgagtatacataaCCATTTCATGACACtcataactttaataacataaatactggagagctatgcagtgagtatacataaacatttcatgacattcataactttgataacataaatactggagagctatgcagtgagtatacataaacatttcatgacactcataactttaataacatagatactggagagctatgcagtgagtatacataaacatttcatgacattcataactttaataacatagatactggagagctatgcagtgagtatacataaacatttcatgacattcataactctaataacataaatactggagagctatgcagtgagtatacataaacatttcatgacattcataactctaataacatagatactggagagctatgcagtgagtatacataaacatttcatgacattcataactttaataacatagatactggagagctatgcagtgagtatacataaacatttcatgacattcataactttaataacatagatactggagagctatgcagtgagtatacataaacatttcatgacattcataactctaataacataaatactggagagctatgcagtgagtatacataaacatttcatgacactcataactttaataacatagatactggagagctatgcagtgagtatacataaacatttcatgacactcataactttaataacatagatactggagagctatgcagtgagtatacataaacatttcatgacactcataactttaataacataaatactggagagctatgcagtgagtatacataaacatttcatgacattcataactctaataacataaatactggagagctatgcagtgagtatacataaacatttcatgacactcataactttaataacatagatactggagagctatgcagtgagtatacataaacatttcatgacactcataactttaataacatagatactggagagctatgcagtgagtatacataaacatttcatgacactcataactttaataacatagatactggagagctatgcagtgagtatgcataaacatttcatgacattcataactctaataacataaatactggagagctatgcagtgagtatacataaacatttcatgacactcataactttaataacatagatactggagagctatgcagtgagtatacataaacatttcatgacattcataactttaataacatagatactggagagctatgcagtgagtatacataaacatttcatgacactcataactttaataacataaatactggagagctatgcagtgagtatacataaacatttcatgacactcataactttaataacatagatactggagagctatgcagtgagtatacataaacatttcatgacattcataactctaataacatagatactggagagctatgcagtgagtatacataaacatttcatgacattcataactttaataacatagatactggagagctatgcagtgagtatacataaacatttcatgacattcataactctaataacataaatactggagagctatgcagtgagtatacataaacatttcatgacattcataacactaataacataaatactggagagctatgcagtgagtatacataaacatttcatgacattaaTTGACATTCATAACTCCAATAACATAAATACTGGAGagctatgcagtgagtatacataaacatttcatgacattcataactctaataacataaatactggagagctatgcagtgagtatacataaCCATTTCATGACACtcataactttaataacatagatactggagagctatgcagtgagtatacataaacatttcatgacattcataactttaataacatagatactggagagctatgcagtgagtatacataaacatttcatgacactcataactttaataacatagatactggagagctatgcagtgagtatacataaacatttcatgacactcataactttaataacatagatactggagagctatgcagtgagtatgcataaacatttcatgacattcataactttaataacatagatactggagagctatgcagtgagtatacataaacatttcatgacactcataactttaataacatagatactggagagctatgcagtgagtatacataaacatttcatgacattcataactctaataacataaatactggagagctatgcagtgagtatacataaacatttcatgacactcataactttaataacataaatactggagagctatgcagtgagtatacataaacatttcatgacactcataactttaataacatagatactggagagctatgcagtgagtatacataaccatttcatgacattcataactctaataacatagatactggagagctatgcagtgagtatacataaacatttcatgacattcataactttaataacatagatactggagagctatgcagtgagtatacataaacatttcatgacattcataactctaataacataaatactggagagctatgcagtgagtatgcataaacatttcatgacattcataACATAGATTCTGGAGTGCTATGCAGTGAGTTAATATAGATAAAGTGGGATTTCCTTCATCAATTAGCTTTCCACATGTTGTCAAATATAGCACAGAACTT
This portion of the Glandiceps talaboti chromosome 7, keGlaTala1.1, whole genome shotgun sequence genome encodes:
- the LOC144438203 gene encoding small ribosomal subunit protein uS17m-like translates to MARQVPQAVRLLLGQVFGKTAKQTANVRVSHLELDEFVLRYYKTPKELLVHDPKEETESGDIVLIKELPVPRAHEVNHILENIVYKIGRTIDPVTGRRCTHFSYLDEEQVNASEEQLEQDVNLHEQKGNTINEGTPV